The following coding sequences lie in one Polyodon spathula isolate WHYD16114869_AA chromosome 15, ASM1765450v1, whole genome shotgun sequence genomic window:
- the LOC121327728 gene encoding A disintegrin and metalloproteinase with thrombospondin motifs 1-like → MQSFFNISFVFVAIFWVSTVHGAWEEDIVVPVRVDGTANAQGTEAGRRTVTPEEEEKEGQKRVYQLDAFGKRLILELEPDQTFVAPGFTFQVVGSSGTEKQSNPASASLARCFYSGSVNGDSGSVAALDLCNGLRGGFYLQGDEYFIQPRNSTGAHSTEGAEPHLIRRRSRGSQTGEGASKCGVNEHEQRVAETQPPQGPQGTAQEQAGHSRGKRFVSTPRYVETLLVADQSMAEFHGAGLKQYLLTVMAVVAKLYKHHSIRNPISLAVVKIMVIYEEEKGPDVSSNAALTLRNFCKWQRQHNPPHDRHPEHYDTAILFTRQDLCGAHTCDTLGMADVGTVCEPERSCSIIEDDGLQAAFTTAHELGHVFNMPHDDAKHCASANGPNWSSHMMASTLSNLNRQQPWSACSAYMITSFLDNGHGECLLDKPQKPVALPMVLPGTLYEADRQCQFTFGEDSRHCPDLSSTCTTLWCTGTSAGGLLVCQTKHFPWADGTSCGAGSWCVAGECVSKSDAPLYQTPVNGAWGAWGPWGDCSRTCGGGVQYSFRECDNPIPKNGGKYCEGKRVQYHSCNTMDCPDGNGLSFREEQCRSHTDLSQASFGPSPVVEWVPKYTGVSPKDRCKLMCRAKGTGYFFVLQSKVIDGTPCSPDSTSVCVQGQCVKAGCDRVIGSNKKFDKCGVCGGDGSTCKKVSGSLDRTKPGYQDVVTIPAGATNLDVKQRIQASSKYDRSYLAIKTQSGSYVLNGEYTLSTQEQDISFKGSLLRYSGSSASLERIRSVGPLAEPLTIQVLSVGDSYRPRIKYSYFTKQPIAPNRKSFNAIQEAGGSEWVIREWGSCSRTCGGGVQRRVVDCQDYRGQLTSECPAELRPADTRPCADTDCPHWLLGDWSDCSKTCGRGFRKRLLKCVGADGKPVPQENCDLGQRPRPLLDLCHMTNCH, encoded by the exons ATGcagtcattttttaatatttcattcgTTTTCGTGGCTATATTCTGGGTCAGCACAGTGCACGGCGCCTGGGAAGAAGATATTGTGGTACCAGTCCGGGTAGACGGGACTGCCAATGCCCAGGGTACAGAAGCGGGCAGGCGCACTGTCACACCGGAGGAAGAAGAGAAAGAGGGACAGAAACGGGTATACCAACTGGATGCTTTTGGAAAACGGCTGATTTTGGAACTGGAGCCAGACCAGACCTTCGTAGCCCCTGGTTTCACGTTTCAGGTCGTGGGAAGCTCTGGTACGGAGAAGCAGAGTAACCCAGCCAGCGCCAGCTTGGCTCGCTGTTTTTATTCGGGCTCTGTAAACGGAGACTCTGGCTCCGTGGCGGCGCTCGATCTCTGCAACGGGCTGAGAGGCGGCTTCTACCTCCAAGGGGACGAATATTTCATTCAGCCTCGCAACAGCACCGGCGCTCACAGCACAGAGGGGGCTGAGCCACACCTCATCCGCCGGAGGAGCCGGGGCTCCCAGACCGGGGAAGGCGCTTCCAAGTGTGGAGTGAATGAACACGAGCAGCGGGTAGCGGAGACCCAGCCGCCACAGGGTCCGCAGGGGACTGCCCAGGAACAAGCAG GCCACAGCAGGGGTAAGCGGTTTGTGTCAACGCCCCGCTATGTGGAGACACTGCTCGTGGCTGACCAGTCCATGGCTGAGTTCCACGGCGCTGGGCTGAAGCAGTACCTGCTGACTGTCATGGCAGTAGTAGCTAAGCTCTACAAGCACCATAGTATCCGCAACCCCATCAGCCTGGCTGTAGTCAAGATCATGGTCATATACGAGGAGGAGAAAGGCCCTGACGTATCCTCCAACGCTGCCCTCACCCTCCGCAACTTCTGCAAGTGGCAACGCCAGCACAACCCGCCACACGACCGCCACCCTGAGCACTATGACACCGCTATCCTCTTTACCAGACAG GACCTGTGTGGCGCCCACACCTGTGACACACTTGGCATGGCAGATGTTGGCACAGTGTGTGAACCAGAGCGCAGCTGCTCCATTATTGAGGATGACGGCCTGCAGGCAGCCTTCACTACAGCACATGAGCTGG GCCACGTGTTTAACATGCCCCATGACGATGCCAAGCATTGTGCCAGTGCCAACGGCCCCAATTGGAGCTCTCACATGATGGCGTCCACCCTATCCAACCTGAATCGGCAGCAGCCCTGGTCTGCCTGCAGTGCCTACATGATTACTTCCTTCCTGGATAATGGGCATG GAGAGTGCCTGTTGGACAAGCCTCAGAAGCCAGTGGCCCTGCCCATGGTGCTGCCCGGGACTCTATATGAAGCTGACCGCCAGTGCCAGTTCACTTTCGGAGAGGACTCTCGCCACTGTCCTGACCTCAGCAGCACCTGCACCACACTATGGTGTACGGGCACCTCCGCGGGCGGCCTGCTTGTCTGCCAGACCAAGCACTTCCCCTGGGCTGACGGAACATCCTGCGGAGCTGGGAGTTGGTGTGTGGCAGGAGAGTGCGTGAGCAAGAGCGACGCGCCCCTCTACCAG aCGCCAGTGAATGGTGCCTGGGGGGCGTGGGGACCCTGGGGAGACTGCTCGCGCACCTGTGGTGGAGGGGTGCAGTACTCCTTCAGAGAATGTGACAACCCCATCCCCAAGAACGGAGGAAAGTATTGCGAGGGCAAACGAGTGCAGTACCACTCCTGCAACACTATGGACTGCCCAGACGGCAACG GCCTATCGTTCCGTGAAGAGCAATGTCGGTCCCACACCGACCTCTCCCAGGCCTCCTTTGGGCCCAGCCCAGTCGTGGAGTGGGTCCCCAAATACACAGGGGTCTCCCCCAAGGACCGCTGCAAACTTATGTGTCGCGCCAAGGGAACAGGCTACTTCTTCGTGCTGCAGTCCAAG GTTATTGACGGTACCCCCTGCAGTCCTGACTCCACGTCTGTGTGCGTTCAAGGTCAGTGTGTCAAGGCCGGCTGTGACAGAGTTATCGGCTCCAATAAGAAGTTCGACaagtgtggtgtgtgtggagGAGATGGCTCTACCTGCAAAAAAGTCTCTGGATCTCTTGACCGAACAAA ACCTGGCTATCAAGATGTGGTCACAATCCCTGCGGGGGCCACCAACCTTGATGTGAAGCAGAGAATCCAGGCAAGCTCGAAATATGATAGGAGCTACCTGGCCATTAAGACACAGAGTGGCTCATATGTGCTGAATGGGGAGTACACCCTGTCCACGCAGGAGCAGGACATCTCTTTCAAGGGCTCCCTCCTTCGCTATAGCGGTTCCTCTGCCTCCCTGGAGCGCATTCGCAGCGTTGGGCCGCTCGCTGAGCCCCTCACCATCCAGGTGCTGTCAGTTGGCGACTCCTACCGGCCTCGCATCAAGTATTCGTACTTTACCAAACAGCCCATCGCCCCCAATAGAAAAAGCTTCAACGCCATCCAGGAGGCGGGTGGCTCTGAGTGGGTGATCCGCGAGTGGGGCAGCTGCTCTCGGACCTGTGGAGGGGGTGTGCAGAGGAGAGTGGTGGACTGTCAGGACTACAGAGGTCAGCTGACCTCAGAGTGCCCCGCTGAGCTGCGACCAGCTGACACCAGGCCCTGCGCCGACACCGACTGCCCGCACTGGCTGCTGGGAGATTGGTCAGACTGCTCAAAGACCTGCGGTCGCGGCTTCAGGAAGCGTCTGCTCAAGTGTGTGGGGGCCGATGGCAAGCCTGTTCCACAGGAGAATTGCGATCTGGGGCAGAGACCGAGGCCACTCCTTGACCTCTGTCACATGACGAACTGTCACTAA